One Watersipora subatra chromosome 4, tzWatSuba1.1, whole genome shotgun sequence genomic window carries:
- the LOC137394033 gene encoding LOW QUALITY PROTEIN: transmembrane protein 143-like (The sequence of the model RefSeq protein was modified relative to this genomic sequence to represent the inferred CDS: substituted 1 base at 1 genomic stop codon), producing MSTDAEEVIISYFQQIFDPLSPDKDTVSTRMLTNQERLDNEFWLLQWLSQIMEKANFYELTEAEIRNKMSEHEHHEGVKVSVDVDNYSIIKFWVLGKEVVKLDQSLYSRLVRLLRRQSANQSESMYKKVISAARLKKEDKLTLKAFKDISVDDLEKVLPLGSIKIGKFDRYMIITAIGLTGLAFLSKLVIVLAKISASWPLVMAGFTSLLGVKGYWAYRSRCNNYMAALNKTLYYKNIANNRGLLTLVIDRAXDETFKETLLTYTFVQVLSRGDNHGYSPSGI from the exons ATGTCAACAGATGCCGAGGAAG TCATTATCTCGTACTTTCAACAAATTTTTGACCCATTGAGTCCTGACAAAGACACAGTGAGTACACGGATGCTGACCAATCAGGAGAGACTTGACAATGAGTTTTGGTTACTGCAGTGGCTGAGCCAAATCATGGAGAAAGCAAATTTTTATGAGTTGACAGAAGCTGAGATTAGGAACAAGATGTCAGAGCACGAACATCATGAGGGGGTCAAG GTGTCAGTAGATGTTGACAACTACAGTATTATCAAATTTTGGGTGCTCGGCAAAGAAGTAGTGAAGTTAGATCAGAGTTTGTATAGCAGATTAGTTAGGTTATTGCGTCGCCAGTCTGCCAACCAATCAGAGAGCATGTATAAGAAAGTCATCTCGGCCGCACGACTTAAGAAAGAAGATAAACTAACACTGAAGGCCTTCAAAGATATCTCTGTAGATGACCTTGAGAAAGTTCTTCCACTCGGTTCTATTAAGATAGGAAAATTTGACAGATACATGATAATAACGGCGATTGGGCTCACAGGTTTAGCGTTTCTGTCAAAACTTGTAATAGTTCTTGCTAAGATATCTGCGAGTTGGCCTCTTGTAATGGCTGGTTTTACTAGCTTACTCGGTGTGAAAGGCTACTGGGCGTACCGCTCCCGCTGTAACAATTACATGGCGGCCTTGAATAAGACActttactataaaaatatagCCAATAACAGGGGTCTCCTCACCCTTGTCATCGATCGAGCTTAAGATGAAACATTTAAGGAAACACTTCTTACCTACACCTTTGTGCAGGTACTTAGCAGGGGAGATAACCACGGTTACTCGCCTTCAGGTATTTGA